A stretch of Leptospira bouyouniensis DNA encodes these proteins:
- a CDS encoding cryptochrome/photolyase family protein, which yields MKKALLILGNQLFDLSSIIPKEKRSDYIVFIREDKELCTYYRFHKQKILFFFLAMRAYTKELTSLGFLVHYEAFDPNSESYEIQLSNFIRNKKIEEFHTFEIEDRFFETKIKRLFKQTGTIWIEHKSPMFLTSRKDFSDYLLKHKKPFMKTFYEFQRRTFNILLDKNKEPIGGKWSYDTNNRKKLPKGYSVKDLPKVNFTAFEKEVFSIVEKHFPNHPGNTENFWLPTDRNSAKQWLNQFLEERLDLFGPYEDAFSQEYPFLQHSVLTPFLNVGLLTPKEVIESTLEYSNKYRIPIESLEGFIRQILGWREFIRGIYQNFGELQESKNYFSHKRKLTKHWYDGTTGIPPLDFVILKCNHYGYAHHIERLMVVGSLMVLFEVDPKEAYQWFMEMFIDSSDWVMGPNVYGMALFSDGGIFATKPYICGSNYYQKMGSFPKGEWEQAVDGLYWSFVATHEAFFSKNPRTSVLVGNLHRLQKERKETLFQTATLWKEKLTL from the coding sequence ATGAAAAAAGCCCTTCTCATCCTCGGAAACCAACTGTTTGATCTAAGCTCTATTATCCCCAAGGAAAAACGATCAGACTATATAGTTTTCATCAGAGAAGACAAAGAGTTATGTACTTACTATCGCTTTCACAAACAAAAAATTTTGTTTTTCTTTCTGGCAATGCGTGCTTATACAAAAGAATTAACATCCCTTGGATTTTTGGTGCATTACGAAGCCTTTGATCCCAATTCAGAATCCTATGAAATACAATTATCAAATTTTATCAGAAACAAAAAAATCGAAGAGTTTCATACTTTTGAAATAGAAGATCGATTTTTCGAAACAAAAATCAAACGATTATTCAAACAAACAGGAACCATTTGGATTGAGCATAAATCCCCAATGTTTTTGACTTCACGCAAAGATTTTTCTGATTATTTGCTTAAACATAAAAAACCATTTATGAAAACTTTTTATGAATTCCAAAGAAGAACTTTTAATATCCTTTTGGACAAAAACAAAGAACCAATAGGTGGGAAATGGAGTTATGATACAAATAATCGCAAAAAATTGCCGAAAGGGTATTCTGTAAAGGATTTACCCAAAGTGAATTTTACTGCTTTTGAAAAAGAAGTATTCTCAATTGTTGAGAAACATTTTCCAAATCATCCGGGTAACACTGAAAATTTCTGGTTGCCGACAGATCGAAATAGCGCCAAACAGTGGCTAAATCAATTTTTAGAAGAACGATTGGATCTTTTTGGACCTTATGAAGATGCTTTTTCACAAGAATATCCTTTTCTGCAACATTCTGTTTTAACTCCATTTTTAAATGTTGGTTTGCTAACACCAAAGGAAGTCATCGAATCTACTTTGGAGTATTCGAACAAATATAGAATCCCAATAGAATCACTTGAAGGATTTATCCGCCAAATTTTAGGTTGGCGTGAATTTATTAGAGGGATATATCAAAATTTTGGAGAGCTCCAAGAATCAAAAAACTATTTTTCACACAAGAGAAAACTCACCAAACATTGGTATGATGGAACAACAGGCATTCCTCCACTTGATTTTGTCATATTAAAATGTAATCATTATGGATATGCCCATCACATTGAACGTCTGATGGTTGTTGGATCGCTAATGGTTTTATTTGAGGTTGATCCAAAAGAGGCCTATCAGTGGTTTATGGAAATGTTCATTGATTCTTCGGATTGGGTCATGGGTCCCAATGTATATGGTATGGCACTTTTTAGCGATGGAGGCATTTTTGCCACCAAACCATATATCTGCGGATCAAACTATTATCAAAAGATGGGTTCCTTTCCCAAAGGGGAATGGGAACAGGCAGTTGATGGACTCTATTGGTCTTTTGTTGCAACCCATGAGGCTTTTTTCTCAAAAAACCCAAGGACTTCTGTCCTCGTTGGAAATTTACACCGACTGCAAAAAGAAAGGAAAGAAACCCTTTTCCAAACTGCCACGTTATGGAAGGAAAAATTGACCCTTTGA